The proteins below come from a single Parageobacillus thermoglucosidasius genomic window:
- a CDS encoding sensor domain-containing protein: MTRNQFFYDIIVDEQLLFTIMNELFDVMFLMKVEAGPRFRYVRASSHALYLANLTEKDIGKCIEDIYPKEMAAYLNKQYRKALETRKIVTYRDQVNIKGEWRIAESMIVPVFTKDGTMPYMICFTRDITEQIAREKQFEEIHQLFHSFLEQTHDAIVMFDLAGRVLRVNREAERLLGWSEKEVLAKKIADFLPGHHGKLQQSLQKLSRGQTLTSVHLSLVRKDGKKVHVSANVTPVFGNDGTAVAGLSILRDMTDFIQVREQLQQSEELYRKVIEFLPDPIIIQADGVIHYMNPAGLEMVKAERIDFVKGKRLSDFLEKREQQENEWVLTSLCGEQKEVDVKAMSIDYYGQSAQFLIIRDLSEQKSKEKKIEFMAQYDPITVLPNRNYLREKLNELLLRDVSIAVLLVDVNRFQFINDFLGHSNGDELLKEVARRLKKIQSEQVFLSRIGDDEFAVVYTYNKKEEVNWLLKKLDRLLNEPYFIAGEKLNVTINIGVSYAHDADRSVETLLSNAGKAVYYAKTNGVHRVVQYQSKLHDIFVKRIRLENDLQTALENNEFSLYYQPKVNVQSGTVSVEALIRWKHPQLGMVSPAEFIPIAEETNMIERIGKWVLQQSCDDLKTLHKSGFSALKMAVNLSARQFMDSSLKATVSNILTSADVPPSSFVFEITETTIMKEPNEVIRILQALKEQGIMIAIDDFGVSYSSLNYLNRFPIDAVKIDRSFIRDFHENRKGAEIVEAIISLAHRLNLSVTAEGVETEEQVRFLLEKGCDEMQGYYFSRPVPLEQLPNVLMKLQLFARKWR, translated from the coding sequence ATGACTCGAAATCAATTTTTTTATGACATCATTGTTGATGAACAGCTATTGTTTACGATTATGAACGAGCTGTTCGATGTAATGTTTTTAATGAAAGTGGAAGCAGGACCTAGATTCCGTTACGTTCGTGCTAGTTCTCATGCGCTTTATTTAGCGAATTTGACCGAAAAAGATATCGGGAAATGCATTGAGGATATTTATCCAAAAGAAATGGCTGCGTATTTAAATAAACAGTATCGAAAAGCGCTTGAAACAAGAAAGATTGTTACATATCGCGATCAAGTGAATATAAAAGGTGAATGGCGGATCGCTGAATCGATGATTGTTCCTGTATTTACAAAGGATGGAACGATGCCGTACATGATCTGTTTTACTCGGGATATTACGGAACAAATTGCCCGTGAGAAACAGTTTGAGGAAATTCATCAGCTGTTTCATTCGTTTCTTGAACAGACGCATGATGCAATCGTGATGTTTGATTTGGCTGGACGTGTTTTGCGGGTTAACCGCGAAGCAGAACGGCTGTTGGGCTGGAGCGAGAAAGAAGTGCTTGCCAAAAAAATCGCTGATTTTCTGCCGGGACATCATGGCAAATTGCAGCAAAGCTTGCAGAAGCTCAGCCGCGGTCAAACATTAACGTCTGTTCATTTGTCATTAGTACGAAAAGATGGGAAAAAAGTGCATGTGTCGGCAAATGTGACTCCAGTCTTCGGAAATGACGGCACAGCAGTTGCGGGATTGTCGATACTTCGCGATATGACCGACTTTATTCAAGTACGGGAGCAGCTTCAACAAAGCGAGGAATTATACCGGAAAGTGATCGAATTTCTGCCTGATCCTATTATCATTCAAGCCGACGGAGTGATTCACTACATGAATCCGGCCGGACTGGAAATGGTGAAGGCCGAACGGATCGACTTTGTTAAAGGGAAAAGACTAAGCGATTTTCTCGAAAAACGAGAACAACAGGAAAATGAGTGGGTATTAACATCGTTATGCGGGGAGCAAAAAGAGGTTGACGTGAAGGCAATGTCCATTGATTACTACGGACAAAGCGCGCAATTTCTCATTATTCGCGATCTGTCGGAACAAAAGAGCAAAGAGAAAAAAATTGAATTTATGGCGCAATATGACCCGATAACTGTGCTGCCAAACCGTAATTATTTAAGGGAAAAACTGAATGAACTGCTGCTTCGGGATGTTAGTATCGCTGTACTGTTAGTCGATGTTAACCGTTTTCAGTTTATTAATGATTTTCTTGGCCATTCCAACGGGGATGAACTGTTAAAGGAAGTAGCGCGGCGGTTGAAAAAGATCCAGTCAGAACAAGTGTTTTTATCGAGAATTGGCGATGATGAGTTCGCGGTTGTTTATACATATAACAAAAAAGAAGAAGTGAACTGGTTGCTAAAAAAGCTTGACCGTTTGCTGAATGAGCCGTATTTCATTGCCGGGGAAAAGCTAAATGTCACGATCAATATCGGGGTAAGCTATGCGCATGATGCGGATCGTTCGGTAGAAACATTGCTAAGTAATGCGGGAAAAGCGGTTTATTATGCGAAAACGAACGGTGTCCATCGTGTTGTTCAATATCAATCAAAATTACATGATATTTTTGTTAAGCGAATCCGTTTGGAAAACGATTTGCAAACCGCTCTTGAAAATAATGAATTTTCCCTTTATTACCAGCCAAAGGTAAATGTGCAGTCAGGCACGGTCAGCGTTGAAGCGTTGATCCGCTGGAAGCATCCACAGCTAGGCATGGTTAGCCCGGCGGAATTTATTCCAATTGCCGAAGAAACAAATATGATTGAGAGAATCGGAAAATGGGTGCTCCAGCAATCATGCGATGATTTGAAAACTTTGCATAAAAGCGGATTCTCTGCGCTGAAAATGGCTGTTAATTTATCGGCAAGGCAATTTATGGACAGCTCGCTAAAAGCGACAGTGTCCAATATTTTAACGAGTGCCGATGTTCCGCCATCATCGTTTGTTTTCGAAATTACGGAAACGACAATTATGAAAGAGCCAAATGAAGTGATTCGGATTTTACAAGCGCTTAAAGAGCAAGGAATTATGATCGCCATCGATGATTTTGGCGTCAGCTACTCTTCGCTAAATTATTTAAATCGTTTTCCAATTGATGCGGTGAAAATCGACCGCTCTTTTATCCGCGATTTTCACGAAAATCGCAAAGGGGCAGAGATTGTCGAGGCCATTATTTCGCTTGCACACCGGTTAAATTTAAGCGTGACAGCTGAAGGTGTGGAAACGGAAGAGCAAGTCCGCTTTTTACTGGAAAAAGGCTGTGATGAGATGCAAGGATATTATTTTAGCCGCCCAGTACCGTTGGAACAATTGCCAAATGTTCTGATGAAGTTGCAATTATTTGCAAGAAAATGGAGATAG
- a CDS encoding cation:proton antiporter produces the protein MLIVQLAAILFAAKIAGDISVRLGQPAVLGKLLIGIVLGPSVLGIVQDTDILKEISQIGVILLMFIAGLETDIDQFKRTGKAATYVGVLGIVVPLALGYAAGVAIGLSMEKAVFLGLLLSATSVSISVQALKEMDQLKSKEGSAILGAAVIDDILVIIALAFLMSLTGSDVHLGAVILKKIIFFAVAILLAWKAVPVVLRLFAPLRVSESVISAALIICFVFAYFAEIAGVAAIIGAYIAGLAVSFTSYKQEVFEKIETIGYSIFVPVFFTSIGVAVEFSGALKHIWLMIGLSGLAVLTKLVGAALGAKLAGFSWNSSFAVGAGMVSRGEVALIIAGIGLETKLLTPDLFAVLVVVVLVTTIVTPPLLKAIFKGKQATEQAA, from the coding sequence ATGTTAATTGTTCAACTGGCTGCTATTTTATTTGCTGCAAAAATTGCGGGGGATATCAGTGTCCGCTTAGGACAGCCAGCTGTGCTCGGAAAGCTGTTGATTGGCATCGTGCTTGGTCCGAGCGTATTAGGGATTGTGCAAGATACGGACATTTTAAAGGAAATAAGCCAGATCGGCGTTATTTTATTAATGTTTATCGCAGGGCTGGAAACAGATATCGATCAATTTAAGCGCACAGGAAAAGCCGCCACCTATGTCGGGGTGCTTGGAATCGTCGTCCCGTTGGCGCTTGGGTATGCGGCGGGAGTGGCGATCGGATTATCAATGGAAAAGGCCGTATTTCTCGGGCTGTTGCTGTCAGCGACAAGCGTAAGCATCTCGGTGCAGGCGCTGAAAGAAATGGACCAACTGAAGTCAAAGGAAGGCTCTGCAATATTAGGTGCCGCAGTAATCGATGATATTCTTGTCATCATTGCGCTGGCGTTTTTAATGAGTTTAACCGGCAGCGACGTTCACCTTGGTGCCGTCATTCTGAAAAAAATCATTTTCTTCGCCGTTGCGATTTTATTGGCGTGGAAAGCCGTTCCGGTTGTGCTGCGGCTATTTGCGCCGTTGCGTGTATCAGAGTCCGTCATTTCTGCGGCATTAATTATTTGTTTCGTATTTGCCTATTTTGCCGAGATAGCGGGAGTAGCAGCGATTATCGGTGCGTATATCGCTGGATTGGCCGTTAGTTTTACAAGTTACAAACAGGAAGTGTTTGAAAAAATTGAAACGATTGGATACTCCATTTTTGTGCCGGTCTTTTTTACTTCCATCGGGGTAGCCGTCGAATTTTCCGGTGCGCTGAAGCATATTTGGTTAATGATTGGGCTGAGCGGATTAGCTGTATTGACAAAACTGGTCGGCGCCGCGTTGGGGGCAAAACTGGCCGGATTTTCTTGGAATAGTTCGTTTGCGGTTGGGGCCGGAATGGTTTCACGTGGTGAAGTAGCATTGATTATCGCTGGTATCGGCTTGGAAACCAAATTATTGACCCCTGATTTGTTCGCCGTGCTCGTTGTCGTTGTCCTTGTGACAACAATCGTGACACCGCCGCTATTAAAGGCGATTTTCAAAGGAAAGCAAGCTACGGAACAAGCGGCATAA
- a CDS encoding Cof-type HAD-IIB family hydrolase, which produces MIKLIVSDLDGTLLGFDKRVKNEDKRAIQFAAEQGIDLAIASGRMDNEILDVLKELQQKAHRVSQNGAFIYTKTNLRLHALTFSPQLARRIYQQVKEWKAIVLVCDENTYFIEETNEHTNEIEKRLFYGLYECPNMLDAIGKTIHPSKITVLAENEQIVEFERTIANQFGNHVDTFISESRCLDIMPKNISKGNAVLALMEHLRVQPHEIACFGDAFNDIPMFRLTPYSFAMSHAHPAVKKEAQYVVHSVSEGIQMILANAPSAKMMQQKLAD; this is translated from the coding sequence TTGATTAAACTGATTGTCAGCGATTTGGACGGAACGCTGCTTGGATTTGATAAACGTGTGAAAAATGAAGATAAACGCGCGATTCAATTCGCAGCGGAACAAGGAATTGATTTGGCGATTGCGTCCGGCCGAATGGATAATGAAATTTTAGACGTGCTGAAAGAATTGCAACAAAAAGCGCATCGCGTCAGCCAAAACGGTGCGTTCATTTACACGAAAACAAATTTGCGGCTCCATGCGCTCACTTTTTCCCCGCAATTAGCGCGGCGAATTTACCAGCAAGTAAAGGAATGGAAAGCGATCGTGCTCGTTTGCGATGAAAACACCTATTTTATTGAAGAAACGAACGAGCATACCAATGAAATAGAAAAACGGCTGTTTTATGGACTATATGAATGCCCAAACATGCTGGATGCGATCGGCAAAACTATTCATCCGTCGAAAATTACTGTACTGGCGGAAAATGAACAAATTGTTGAATTTGAACGAACTATCGCCAATCAGTTTGGCAATCATGTCGATACATTCATTTCTGAATCACGCTGTCTGGATATTATGCCAAAAAATATTAGCAAAGGAAACGCGGTTCTCGCTTTAATGGAACATCTTCGCGTGCAACCGCACGAAATCGCTTGTTTCGGCGATGCATTCAACGATATCCCGATGTTCCGCTTAACCCCTTACAGCTTTGCCATGTCTCATGCCCATCCTGCTGTGAAAAAAGAAGCACAATACGTTGTCCATTCGGTAAGCGAAGGGATACAAATGATACTTGCAAACGCCCCTTCGGCAAAAATGATGCAACAAAAGCTGGCTGATTAA
- the glcT gene encoding glucose PTS transporter transcription antiterminator GlcT, with product MTESFRVEKVLNNNVLIASHPTYDEVVLLGKGIGFGKKKGDYIEQSAVEKCFILRNEREQEQYKKLLPELDEEFIGLMNEVIQHIKQRVNVPLNEHIHVALTDHISFTLKRLKKGLDLKNPFLVETKSLYPLEYEIACEVIDMINRRLGVKLPEGEAGFIALHIHSAISKHSLSEVNQHSQLIAQLVQIVEQQLHISIDRNSIHYLRFIRHLRYAIERIKKGEKVEEPKKLSKILKDAYPLCYNLAWKLIKVMQQALQMPVDEAEAVYLTMHLQRLAKKETETTK from the coding sequence GTGACAGAGTCCTTTCGGGTGGAAAAAGTGCTTAATAATAATGTGTTAATTGCTTCACATCCAACGTACGATGAAGTTGTTTTGCTTGGAAAAGGAATCGGGTTCGGGAAGAAAAAAGGGGATTATATTGAGCAAAGTGCCGTTGAAAAATGCTTCATTTTAAGAAATGAGCGGGAACAGGAACAATACAAAAAATTGCTGCCAGAGCTTGATGAAGAATTTATCGGGCTGATGAACGAAGTGATCCAGCATATTAAACAGCGGGTTAATGTTCCGCTAAACGAGCATATTCACGTCGCGCTGACTGACCATATTTCGTTTACACTGAAGCGGCTGAAAAAAGGGCTTGATTTAAAAAACCCGTTCTTGGTCGAAACAAAAAGCTTATATCCGTTGGAATATGAAATTGCGTGTGAAGTCATCGATATGATTAACCGAAGATTAGGGGTCAAGCTGCCGGAAGGGGAAGCCGGATTTATCGCACTGCACATTCATAGTGCAATTTCCAAACACAGCCTTTCTGAAGTAAATCAACATTCCCAACTTATCGCCCAGCTTGTTCAAATTGTCGAACAACAGCTTCATATTTCGATTGATCGCAACAGCATCCATTATTTGCGGTTTATTCGCCATTTGCGCTACGCCATTGAGCGGATAAAAAAAGGAGAAAAAGTCGAAGAACCAAAAAAATTGTCGAAAATCTTGAAAGATGCCTATCCGCTATGCTATAATCTTGCCTGGAAGTTGATTAAAGTGATGCAACAAGCGTTACAAATGCCGGTAGACGAAGCAGAAGCGGTATATTTAACAATGCATCTGCAAAGGCTTGCTAAAAAGGAGACAGAAACAACTAAATAA